TCAGCCACTCCTACATCGGCACCGAGCACCTGCTGCTGGGGCTGATTCGTCATGGCGACGGCGTGGCGATTGATGTGCTGCGCCAGCTCGGCCTGACGCCCGATCGCATTCGCCGCGAGACCATGCGGGCCATCCAACAAGAGCAGCCCGAAGGTGCGAAGGCTGCTTCGGCCTTGCCCAGCCAGAAGAAAGAGCGCCCCAAGACACCGGCGCTCGATCAGTTGGCGACCGACCTGACCGCTCTGGCCGAACAGGGCAAGCTCGACCCGGTGATCGGCCGCGAGACCGAGATCGAACGCGTGATCCAGATCCTGGCGCGGCGCACGAAGAACAACCCTTCGCTCATCGGCGAGCCCGGCGTGGGCAAGACGGCCATTGTCGAGGGCTTGGCGCAGCGCATCGTAAACGGCCAGACGCCGGAGCCGCTGCTCGGCAAGCGTGTGATGCAACTCGACGTCGGCTCGCTCGTCGCCGGCACCATGTATCGCGGCCAGTTCGAAGAGCGCTTGAAGCGCGTGATCGAAGAGGTGAAGATCAGCGACACGATCCTCTTCATTGACGAGGTGCACATGCTCGTCGGCGCCGGCTCGGCCGGCAGCAGCGTGGACGCCGCCAATATCCTGAAGCCGGCTCTGGCGCGCGGTGAGTTCCAGTGCATTGGCGCCACGACGCTGAACGAGTATCGCAAGTACATCGAGAGCGATGCCGCCTTGGAGCGACGCTTCCAGCCCGTCTATGTGGAAGAGCCGACGCTCGAAATGGCCATCGAGATCCTCCAGGGTGTGAAGGGCGCTTACGAGGCGCATCACAAGCTGCGCATTAGTGACGAAGCTGTGCGCGCCGCTGTGCAGTTCTCGTCGCGCTATGTGCCGGATCGCTACCTGCCGGATAAGGCCATTGACCTGATTGACGAATCGGCCTCGCGCGTCCGCATGTATAAGTCGCCGCAGTCTATCAACCTCCAGCGCGCCTTCCGCGAATTGCGCCAGATCCAGAAGGAGCGCGAAGACCTCTACGCCGAGGCGCGCTACGAAGAAGCAACCGCTTTGCGCGAGCGCGAGCGTGAACTGCAGGAGCAGATCGAGCAGTTGCGCTCGAACTTCGACCACGAGACCGAAGGGCCGGAAGTCAGCGCCGATGACATCGCCGAAGTCGTCTCGATGTGGACCGGCATCCCCGTCAAGCGCATCGCGACTACGGAGAGCGAGCGTTTGGTGCACCTGGAAGAGGAGCTGCACAAGCGCATCATCGGCCAAGACGAAGCGATCGAGACGATCGCCAGAGCGGTGCGCCGCGCGCGCGTGGGTCTGAAAGACCCCAAGCGCCCGATGGGCTCGTTCATCTTCCTGGGGCCGACCGGCGTCGGAAAGACCGAATTGACCAAAGCGCTGGCCGAGCAGCTCTTCGGTAGCGAGGACGCGCTGCTGGTGCTCGACATGAGCGAGTTCATGGAGCGCCACACCGTCTCGCGGCTGGTCGGCGCGCCGCCCGGATACATCGGCTATGACGATGCCGGGCAGTTGACGGAAGCCGTCCGCCGCCGGCCATACACCATCGTCGTGTTCGACGAGATCGAGAAGGCGCACCCCGACGTGTTCAACATGCTGTTGCAGATCATGGAGGAAGGCCGGCTGAGCGACGCGCGCGGCCGCAAGGTGGACTTCCGCAACACCTGCATCATCATGACCAGCAACGTCGGCGCCGAGTTGATCAAACGCGAGAGCAAGCTGGGATTCAACGTCAAGCGCGACGAACAGAAGGCGGCTGAGGAGCAGTTCGCCGAGGTGAAGGAGAAACTGCTGAGTCAGCTCAAGCGCCTGTTCCGGCCGGAGTTCCTCAACCGCGTGGACGCAACGGTCGTGTTCCGACCGTTGACCAAGGAGCAGATCGGCCAGATCGTCACGTTGGAGCTGAACAAGGTGCAGAAGCGCCTCGGCGAGCACAACATCACGCTCGAGGTGACCGACGAAGCGAAGTCGTATCTATCGCAGAAGGGCTACGACCCTGATTACGGGGCGCGTCCGCTGCGCCGCGTCATCCAAAGCGAAGTGGAAGACGTCCTCTCGGACGGCCTGCTCTCCGGCCGATTCACGGACAACAGCCGCATCCTGATAGACCTGGCCGACGGCAAGCTCATCTTCACGCCGATGGAGCAGGTGGTCGGCTCGACCGATGTCGAGATCAAGCCGATTGACGCGCAACCCGTCAAGTCGGGCAGCGATGGCCCGCTGTTCGAGTCAGCCATGGCCTAGGCCGGCACGCCGCCCATGTCGTTCGGAAGCCCGGTTTCCTGATGCGGAGGCCGGGCTTCTTCACGTCTCCTCTCCCGCATGCTGCAATTGCTCTCCGTCTTCGTCAACGTCCTGGCGCCGGTCTTCATCATTCTCGGCATCGCCTATATCGCGACGCGACAGTTGCGGTTGGAGAGCCGGACGCTCTCGCGCGTCGCCTATTACGTGCTCACGCCGGCCTTCGTGTTCAACCTGATCAGCACGGCGCGCATCGAGGTGGCGCTGGCGACGCGCATGGTGGTCTTCATCACCCTGGTGTATGCCGGCTCGGTGGCGATCGCCTTCGTAGTCGCGCGCCTCCTCCGGCGCGGGCGTAAGATGACCGCAGCCTACATGATGATCGCTGCCTTCGGCAACGTGGGCAACTTCGGGCTGCCCATCTCGCAGTTTGCCCAAGGCGGGGAGGCATTGTTGCCGGCGACGGTATACTTTCTGGCTAACCTGGTGTTCGCGTTCGTGCTGTGCGTGATGTTGGCGAATTCCGGTCGCAGCAACCCGGTGCAAGCGTTTGCCCAGGTGATGCGCACGCCGTCGCTCATTGCGCTCGTCCCGGCGCTGTTCGTCAACGCTGCCGGTGTGCAACTGCCGGCGTTTGCAGCGCGGGCGGTCGAACTGCTGGCGGTGGCGATGATCGCGATCATGCTGATCGCCCTGGGTGCGCAGTTCGCGAACGCCGGCATCCCACGGATCAGCTTCGATATGCTGATGGCGGCGGGCATCCGTCTGGTCTGCGGTCCCCTGCTGGCATTTGCGCTGGTGGGGTTCTTCGATCTGCCGGCGCTGGAGCGCAACGTCGGCATCCTGCAGGCCAGCATGCCGGCCGCAGTGCTGGTCTCCATCATCGCGATGGAGAACGATGTGCTGCCCGAGTTCGTCACGACGACGGTGCTCTTCTCCAACCTGGCCAGCGTGATCACCTTGTCGCTTGTGCTGGCTGCGCTATAGCTGTGGCCACGATTTACAATGGCCGACGTGCCGCTCGCTGCCTCGCTTGTCACGTGGCTGATCGCCTTCGTTGCATCGCTGGCCCTCACCGCTCTGGCCGTTCGGTTAGGGTTGCATCTCGGCATCGCCGATGACCCCGGCGGCCGACGCAAGCATATCAAGCGCACCTCGCGCCTGGGCGTGATCCCGCTATTCGGCGCGTTCACGCTAGCCGCGTTGATCGGCCGGTCGTTCGGCGTGCCGTCGCTCGATCCGAACGAAGGACTGCGCTTCGCTGGGCTGATCGCCGGCGGTGGCGTGGTCTTCGCGCTGGCCATCGCCGACGACAAGCTCAATCTTTCGCCTCGCACGCAGTTCGGGTTGCAAGCGTTCGCGGCGTTGGTGGCGATCACCAGCCAGATCTTCATCGAACGGTTCACGAATCCGTTTACGCGCCGCGAGGTGGTGTTGACTGCGCCGGAGACCTTCGGGCCGATTGCCGGCTATGCCGTGGTCATAGGCCTCTCCCTGTTTTGGTTCCTCGGCATGATGAACACGGTGAACTTCCTGGACGGCGTGGATGGGTTGGCCGCGACCGTTGGGGTGGTCGCAGCGAGCGTGGTGGCGATCCACATGTGGCGCGAAGGTCAATTCAGCGTGGCATTGCTGCCGGCAGCGCTGATCGGGACGCTGCTCGGGTTTCTGGTCTTCAACTGGCCGCCAGCTCGGATCTTCCTCGGCGGGGGTGCGCTCTACCTCGGCTATGTGCTGGCCTGCATCGGCATCATCGGCGGGGCGAAGATCGCGCTGTTGCTGCTGGTGATGGGATTGCCGATCGCCGATGTGCTGTGGCAAATCCTCGATCGCGCCCGGCGTAGGCGCAGCCTGTCTGCCGCGGACCGTGGCCATTTGCATTTACGCTTGATTGATCAGGGCTGGCCGGCGTCGCGCATCGTCCTGCTCTATGCCGGTGCTTGCGCGCTGCTGGGCGGCGCCGCGCTATTGCCGCTCTCGCCGCTGGCCAAGTTGATCACGCTGCTGGCGCTGTTCGCCGGCGTGATTGCCGTCATGGCCCGCTTGTCCACAATGAGCGAACCGCGCCAGACCGTTCAGGTCGCCTCCTCCGGCGGCGAATGATGCCTCTCAGCCTGCACTTAGCTGAAGCTGATACGCTCTGGTTGAAAACTATTGACAGCGCGCTTTACTTCAAGTTATACTGCTGTCAAATTTAGGTTTGTGTGAAGTTGATACCGGCGTCGTGCCGCATCGCGACCCGAGTTCAAAAAGACACATCACAACTTTACCGGAGCGAACACCTATGGATTCATGGTTCGAGATTAGGGACTTGCACGTCAAAATCGCCGACACCGATCGTGAGATTCTCAAAGGGCTCAGCCTGAAGATCAACCCCGGAGAGATCCACGCGATTATGGGGCCTAACGGCAGTGGCAAGAGCACGCTGGCCTACGCGCTGATGGGTCATCCTGGCTATGAGGTCACCGGCGGAGAGGTGATCTTCAAAGGCCAGAATATCCTGGAAATGGAGGCTGATGAACGCAGCCGCGCCGGCATCTTCTTGGCCTTCCAGTATCCGGTTGCCATCCCCGGCGTGACTGTAGCCAACTTCCTGCGCACGGCGATCAACGCGCGTATCAAGGCCGAAGCCGCGGCGAAGAACGGCGGTGTGCTGCCGCCCGATGTGAAAGGCGTGCCCATCCCGGTCTTCACCAAGCAACTGCGCGAAGCACTGCAGATGCTCAAAGTGGATAATTCGTTCGCCGGGCGGTACTTGAACGACGGCTTCAGCGGCGGCGAGAAGAAGCGCGCCGAGATCCTGCAGCTGGCGATGCTCAAGCCCGAGCTGGCCATCCTGGATGAAACGGACTCCGGTTTGGACATTGACGCGCTGCGCATCGTCGCCGACGGCGTGAACACGCTACATCGCAACAACCCGCAGATGGGTGTGCTGGTGATCACCCACTATCAGCGCCTGCTGAACTACATCAAGCCGCAGTTCGTGCATGTGCTGATTGATGGCCGGATCGTGGAGAGCGGCGGGCCGGAGCTGGCGCTGCACTTGGAGGAGAAAGGTTACGATTGGCTCAAAGAGCCGGAGTTGGTGAATTGAGAATTGAGAATTGAGAATTGAGAATTGAGAATTGAGAATTGAGAATTGAGAAATCCGTCCTTCACTGCTCTCTATTTCTGAACCCTGAAGTCTGACTTCTGAATTTCTGACTTCTGACTTCTGGACTCTGGATTCTCAATTCATGCGGGAGGTGTGAGCATGGCAGAAGAAAAGTCGCAGGTTTCGGTAAACGAAGAATACCTGCAAAAGTATGGCTTCTACGAGCCGGAGAACTACACGTTCAAGAGCCGCAAAGGCCTGGACGAAGAGATCGTCAAGGAGATCTCGTGGATGAAGGGCGAGCCGGAGTGGATGACGCGCTTCCGGCTGGCCGCCCTGGCGGCCTTCAACAGCAAGCCGATGCCCAACTGGGGGGGCGAAGCGCTCAAGGACATCAACTTCGACGACATCTACTACTACATCAAGCCCACCGACAAGCAAGCCAGTTCGTGGGAGGAGTTGCCGAAAGAAATCAAAGATACCTACGACCGGCTGGGCATCCCCGAGGCGGAGAAGAAGTATCTGGCCGGCGTGGGCGCGCAGTACGAGTCGGAGGTGATCTACCACAACCTGGCCA
The window above is part of the Candidatus Roseilinea sp. genome. Proteins encoded here:
- a CDS encoding undecaprenyl-phosphate alpha-N-acetylglucosaminyl 1-phosphate transferase, which produces MADVPLAASLVTWLIAFVASLALTALAVRLGLHLGIADDPGGRRKHIKRTSRLGVIPLFGAFTLAALIGRSFGVPSLDPNEGLRFAGLIAGGGVVFALAIADDKLNLSPRTQFGLQAFAALVAITSQIFIERFTNPFTRREVVLTAPETFGPIAGYAVVIGLSLFWFLGMMNTVNFLDGVDGLAATVGVVAASVVAIHMWREGQFSVALLPAALIGTLLGFLVFNWPPARIFLGGGALYLGYVLACIGIIGGAKIALLLLVMGLPIADVLWQILDRARRRRSLSAADRGHLHLRLIDQGWPASRIVLLYAGACALLGGAALLPLSPLAKLITLLALFAGVIAVMARLSTMSEPRQTVQVASSGGE
- a CDS encoding ABC transporter ATP-binding protein, whose amino-acid sequence is MDSWFEIRDLHVKIADTDREILKGLSLKINPGEIHAIMGPNGSGKSTLAYALMGHPGYEVTGGEVIFKGQNILEMEADERSRAGIFLAFQYPVAIPGVTVANFLRTAINARIKAEAAAKNGGVLPPDVKGVPIPVFTKQLREALQMLKVDNSFAGRYLNDGFSGGEKKRAEILQLAMLKPELAILDETDSGLDIDALRIVADGVNTLHRNNPQMGVLVITHYQRLLNYIKPQFVHVLIDGRIVESGGPELALHLEEKGYDWLKEPELVN
- a CDS encoding transporter; this encodes MLQLLSVFVNVLAPVFIILGIAYIATRQLRLESRTLSRVAYYVLTPAFVFNLISTARIEVALATRMVVFITLVYAGSVAIAFVVARLLRRGRKMTAAYMMIAAFGNVGNFGLPISQFAQGGEALLPATVYFLANLVFAFVLCVMLANSGRSNPVQAFAQVMRTPSLIALVPALFVNAAGVQLPAFAARAVELLAVAMIAIMLIALGAQFANAGIPRISFDMLMAAGIRLVCGPLLAFALVGFFDLPALERNVGILQASMPAAVLVSIIAMENDVLPEFVTTTVLFSNLASVITLSLVLAAL
- a CDS encoding ATPase gives rise to the protein MAGKIDRFNQRARRVLQIANDEAERLSHNYIGTEHLLLGIVKEENGIAGRVLRELGAKPDRVAEMVERMTGAGRRAPSSKPDLTPRTKQVLEFAVEEARKLSHSYIGTEHLLLGLIRHGDGVAIDVLRQLGLTPDRIRRETMRAIQQEQPEGAKAASALPSQKKERPKTPALDQLATDLTALAEQGKLDPVIGRETEIERVIQILARRTKNNPSLIGEPGVGKTAIVEGLAQRIVNGQTPEPLLGKRVMQLDVGSLVAGTMYRGQFEERLKRVIEEVKISDTILFIDEVHMLVGAGSAGSSVDAANILKPALARGEFQCIGATTLNEYRKYIESDAALERRFQPVYVEEPTLEMAIEILQGVKGAYEAHHKLRISDEAVRAAVQFSSRYVPDRYLPDKAIDLIDESASRVRMYKSPQSINLQRAFRELRQIQKEREDLYAEARYEEATALRERERELQEQIEQLRSNFDHETEGPEVSADDIAEVVSMWTGIPVKRIATTESERLVHLEEELHKRIIGQDEAIETIARAVRRARVGLKDPKRPMGSFIFLGPTGVGKTELTKALAEQLFGSEDALLVLDMSEFMERHTVSRLVGAPPGYIGYDDAGQLTEAVRRRPYTIVVFDEIEKAHPDVFNMLLQIMEEGRLSDARGRKVDFRNTCIIMTSNVGAELIKRESKLGFNVKRDEQKAAEEQFAEVKEKLLSQLKRLFRPEFLNRVDATVVFRPLTKEQIGQIVTLELNKVQKRLGEHNITLEVTDEAKSYLSQKGYDPDYGARPLRRVIQSEVEDVLSDGLLSGRFTDNSRILIDLADGKLIFTPMEQVVGSTDVEIKPIDAQPVKSGSDGPLFESAMA